Proteins co-encoded in one Arthrobacter alpinus genomic window:
- a CDS encoding TetR/AcrR family transcriptional regulator, producing MTVRNQVARVPRKRSETRPRILSAARQLMTERGLDRVSIEAIAEHAGYTRGAFYSNFASMDELLLALYEQHSDELISELRSSTNDVSQPGVFENLEAAVAHVVCALPFDVQWFRIRTNLAAQASRDPKLSLLYLERESALREQLTPRLMEVINAFGCELTVDPDTFTRALVAAHDGALANSFADTEPRGIRVVVCTAVVLGLTRPAAASPQPRK from the coding sequence ATGACCGTTAGGAATCAAGTCGCGCGTGTGCCTCGCAAGCGCAGCGAAACGCGCCCGAGAATCCTCTCTGCCGCGCGTCAGCTCATGACCGAACGCGGTCTGGACAGAGTCAGTATCGAAGCGATCGCTGAGCATGCCGGCTACACCCGTGGGGCGTTCTACTCCAACTTCGCTTCTATGGATGAGCTTTTGCTCGCACTCTACGAGCAACATTCCGACGAGCTCATTTCGGAGTTGCGGTCCAGCACAAATGACGTTTCTCAGCCCGGGGTCTTCGAAAACTTGGAAGCCGCCGTCGCCCATGTGGTCTGCGCGCTTCCCTTCGATGTTCAATGGTTCCGCATCCGCACCAACCTCGCTGCGCAAGCCTCCCGGGATCCTAAGCTCTCACTGCTCTATCTCGAACGCGAAAGCGCACTTCGGGAGCAACTCACCCCGAGGCTCATGGAGGTCATCAACGCCTTCGGCTGTGAATTGACGGTGGACCCGGATACCTTTACCCGGGCTCTGGTCGCCGCCCACGATGGCGCCCTCGCCAACAGCTTCGCCGACACCGAGCCCAGAGGCATCCGCGTTGTTGTGTGTACTGCAGTGGTCCTCGGACTCACCCGCCCCGCGGCCGCGAGTCCTCAGCCGCGTAAGTAA
- a CDS encoding type 1 glutamine amidotransferase domain-containing protein — protein sequence MKKILMVLTSVSEIGDTGEKTGYNVAEAAHPWKVFKDSGHFVDFASIKGGQPPRDEVDTTDPIQVAFTEDETTRAGLYNTASVDVVDPEQYDAVYLVGGHGSMWDFPDSEGLQNLVANVYSAGGVVGAVCHGPAGLVNVKLANGIHLVNGRKVAAFTNDEEIAAGKDKVIPFFLADRLAELGATHVFADVFEEKVEVADRLVTGQNPASAAGVAKEMEKLLAEVIHQEKAVEHDEAEAVRAQKDAEKAAKKAATDTGH from the coding sequence ATGAAGAAAATCCTCATGGTATTGACCAGCGTTTCCGAGATCGGCGATACAGGCGAGAAGACCGGTTACAACGTGGCTGAGGCTGCGCATCCCTGGAAAGTCTTCAAGGATTCCGGGCATTTCGTTGATTTTGCGTCCATCAAGGGCGGACAACCTCCCCGTGACGAGGTGGACACGACAGATCCCATCCAAGTTGCCTTCACAGAAGATGAGACCACGCGTGCAGGTCTCTACAACACGGCCTCCGTCGACGTCGTAGATCCCGAACAGTACGACGCCGTCTACCTCGTGGGAGGCCACGGCTCCATGTGGGACTTCCCTGACAGCGAAGGCCTGCAGAACCTAGTAGCCAACGTCTACAGTGCCGGCGGTGTGGTGGGCGCGGTCTGCCACGGGCCTGCCGGCCTGGTGAACGTCAAATTGGCCAACGGCATCCACCTCGTCAATGGCCGCAAGGTGGCGGCTTTTACCAACGATGAGGAAATTGCCGCAGGAAAGGACAAAGTCATCCCGTTCTTCCTGGCTGACAGACTTGCGGAACTGGGCGCCACGCACGTCTTTGCGGACGTCTTCGAGGAGAAGGTGGAGGTGGCTGACCGTTTGGTGACAGGCCAGAACCCCGCCTCCGCTGCCGGTGTAGCCAAGGAAATGGAAAAGCTGTTGGCGGAGGTCATTCACCAGGAGAAGGCTGTGGAGCACGACGAGGCGGAAGCAGTCCGTGCCCAGAAGGACGCTGAGAAAGCGGCCAAGAAGGCCGCAACCGATACCGGTCACTGA
- the phnN gene encoding phosphonate metabolism protein/1,5-bisphosphokinase (PRPP-forming) PhnN — MSGAFVAIVGPSGSGKDSIIDHARLAVAERGGIIFPQRQITRPSGAGEDHQPVSEGEFEEAKDRGEFALTWRAHGLGYGIPAHVFGAVDAGHVVVANLSRGVLKYLPGLFANVHVVRVSVSDEVRLARIIARGREDQNAAASRMARPDPAPDQPADLEIVNDGTLAEASGKLVEFLIGVLATAGGTTELHRQPS; from the coding sequence TCGTGGCCATTGTTGGGCCGAGCGGATCGGGGAAGGATTCGATCATTGACCATGCGCGCCTTGCCGTCGCAGAACGCGGCGGCATCATCTTTCCGCAACGCCAGATCACCCGGCCTTCAGGTGCAGGGGAAGATCATCAGCCGGTGAGCGAGGGCGAATTCGAGGAGGCCAAGGACCGCGGCGAGTTCGCGTTGACGTGGCGAGCTCACGGCTTGGGCTACGGTATCCCGGCCCACGTGTTCGGCGCCGTCGACGCGGGACACGTGGTCGTGGCGAACCTCTCGCGAGGGGTTCTGAAGTACTTGCCCGGCCTGTTCGCGAACGTGCACGTTGTGCGTGTATCGGTTTCGGATGAGGTCCGCCTGGCCCGCATCATCGCCCGCGGTCGCGAGGATCAGAATGCCGCAGCGTCCCGCATGGCTCGCCCCGACCCGGCGCCGGACCAGCCGGCCGATCTGGAGATCGTCAACGACGGCACGCTTGCGGAAGCGAGCGGGAAACTCGTGGAGTTCCTGATCGGCGTCCTCGCTACGGCGGGTGGAACCACGGAACTGCATCGCCAACCCTCGTGA